One genomic region from Streptomyces venezuelae encodes:
- a CDS encoding ABC transporter ATP-binding protein, with protein sequence MNAADPTVLRALEAVSAGGPPAAGRGRAEDAVLSVRDLTVRFRLRGGRSVAAVSDAAFDLGAGECLALVGESGCGKSVLASALLGLLPGNAEASGTALLASLPGAGAGPTDLLAADENTLARTVRGRRVGLVPQSPAAHLTPVRTVRSQLEETVRALTGTPRRARRKAAEDAAERAAFPAGHLDRYPHELSGGLAQRAATALALIGDARLLLADEPTTGLDRELVDRTVDELRRHVDEGRGLLLITHDLAAAARVADRVAVMYAGRIVEIAPAQRFFGAAGPRHPYARGLLDALPDRAFTPIPGMPPELSALPDGCAFAPRCPLATHHCATRPEPRAGVACHHPEHPRA encoded by the coding sequence GTGAACGCCGCCGACCCCACGGTCCTGCGCGCCCTGGAGGCCGTCAGCGCTGGGGGTCCCCCCGCCGCAGGTAGGGGGAGGGCCGAGGACGCCGTCCTCAGCGTCCGGGACCTGACCGTCCGCTTCCGGCTGCGCGGCGGGCGGAGCGTCGCCGCCGTCAGCGACGCCGCGTTCGACCTCGGCGCGGGGGAGTGCCTCGCCCTCGTCGGCGAGAGCGGCTGCGGCAAGTCCGTCCTCGCCTCCGCCCTCCTCGGGCTGCTCCCGGGCAATGCCGAAGCCTCCGGTACGGCCCTGCTGGCGAGCCTCCCCGGAGCCGGAGCCGGGCCCACGGACCTGCTCGCCGCCGACGAGAACACCCTGGCCCGCACCGTGCGCGGTCGACGCGTCGGGCTCGTACCCCAGAGCCCCGCCGCCCACCTCACCCCCGTCCGCACCGTGCGGTCCCAGCTGGAGGAGACCGTACGGGCCCTCACCGGCACCCCGCGCCGGGCGCGGCGCAAGGCCGCCGAGGACGCCGCCGAGCGGGCCGCCTTCCCGGCCGGCCACCTCGACCGGTACCCGCACGAACTCTCCGGCGGACTCGCCCAGCGGGCCGCCACCGCACTCGCTCTCATCGGCGACGCCCGCCTCCTCCTCGCCGACGAACCGACCACCGGCCTCGACCGGGAGCTCGTCGACCGCACCGTCGACGAACTGCGCCGCCACGTCGACGAGGGCCGGGGCCTGCTCCTCATCACCCACGACCTCGCCGCCGCGGCGCGCGTCGCCGACCGCGTCGCCGTCATGTACGCGGGCCGGATCGTCGAGATCGCCCCCGCCCAGCGCTTCTTCGGCGCCGCCGGGCCCCGCCACCCGTACGCGCGCGGACTCCTCGACGCCCTCCCCGACCGGGCGTTCACCCCCATCCCCGGCATGCCCCCGGAGCTCTCCGCGCTGCCCGACGGCTGCGCCTTCGCCCCGCGCTGCCCCCTGGCCACCCACCACTGCGCCACCCGCCCCGAGCCGCGCGCCGGAGTGGCCTGCCACCACCCGGAGCACCCCCGTGCTTGA
- a CDS encoding ABC transporter permease has product MADRRTHRLRLWTSAVTVGVVLLAVLLVPPLVQLDEQAVDLSRKLLPPSWGHPFGTDDLGRDLLLRCVHGLRISLLVGLVAALVATVVGTVVGAAAGALGGWTDRCLMRLVDAFSSVPHLLLGIFVVALFRPGVWPVIASVAVTHWLSTARIVRSEVLSLRTRPFVDAAVSGGASRWRVTVRHLLPAVLPQAGLAAVLMIPHAMWHESALSFLGLGLPSHQASLGNLVQNARSSLLAGDWWPTLFPGLLLIVPTLAIAGLAGVWRDRLNPRRRSELML; this is encoded by the coding sequence ATGGCTGACCGGCGCACCCACCGCCTGCGGCTGTGGACCTCGGCCGTGACCGTCGGCGTCGTCCTCCTCGCCGTCCTCCTCGTGCCCCCGCTCGTGCAGCTCGACGAACAGGCCGTCGACCTCTCGCGCAAGCTCCTCCCGCCGTCCTGGGGCCACCCCTTCGGCACCGACGACCTCGGCCGCGACCTGCTCCTGCGCTGCGTCCACGGGCTGCGGATCTCGCTCCTCGTCGGGCTCGTCGCCGCGCTCGTCGCCACCGTCGTCGGCACCGTCGTCGGAGCGGCCGCCGGAGCGCTCGGCGGCTGGACCGACCGCTGCCTCATGCGGCTCGTCGACGCCTTCTCGTCCGTGCCGCACCTGCTGCTCGGCATCTTCGTCGTGGCCCTCTTCCGGCCGGGCGTCTGGCCGGTCATCGCCTCCGTCGCCGTCACCCACTGGCTCTCCACCGCCCGGATCGTCCGCTCCGAGGTCCTCTCGCTGCGCACCCGGCCCTTCGTGGACGCCGCCGTCTCCGGCGGAGCCTCGCGGTGGCGCGTCACCGTCCGGCACCTGCTGCCCGCCGTCCTGCCGCAGGCGGGCCTGGCCGCCGTCCTCATGATCCCGCACGCCATGTGGCACGAGTCGGCGCTCTCCTTCCTCGGCCTCGGCCTCCCCAGCCACCAGGCGAGCCTCGGCAACCTCGTGCAGAACGCCCGCTCCTCCCTCCTCGCCGGAGACTGGTGGCCGACGCTCTTCCCCGGCCTCCTCCTCATCGTGCCGACCCTCGCCATCGCGGGACTCGCGGGCGTCTGGCGCGACCGGCTCAATCCGCGCCGCCGATCGGAGCTGATGCTGTGA
- a CDS encoding ABC transporter permease, which translates to MTRRLPWGAMARMTGRRALAAVPVLLAVTFAVFAVAAASPFDPVKAYAGTAGLTASQENLDQLRANLGADQPLLTRWWDWLTAAVTGDLGDSSVMRRPVAEVITERLGWSVLLAATAFLIAIVLGTVLGVLAGRRRGGLLDRAVSSAAYTLEAAPAFWLGLLAIWFFALKLGVLPAGGLTDTASDTVTADQVARHLVLPALVLGISQLPWFFLYVRQGVGDALGEDPVRGARARGLSRRTVLTGHALRSGMLPMLTLVGSRVPELITGALLVETVFSWPGIAAATVQAATSVDFPLLAALTVLATAAVLLGNLLSDLLYGLADPRVGFDG; encoded by the coding sequence GTGACGCGCCGCCTCCCCTGGGGGGCCATGGCGCGGATGACGGGACGGCGCGCCCTGGCCGCCGTCCCCGTCCTCCTCGCCGTCACGTTCGCGGTGTTCGCCGTCGCCGCGGCCTCCCCCTTCGACCCCGTCAAGGCCTACGCGGGCACCGCCGGACTCACCGCCTCGCAGGAGAACCTCGACCAGCTCCGCGCCAACCTCGGCGCCGACCAGCCCCTCCTCACCCGGTGGTGGGACTGGCTCACCGCCGCCGTCACCGGCGACCTCGGCGACTCCTCGGTCATGCGCCGGCCCGTCGCCGAGGTCATCACCGAACGCCTCGGCTGGTCCGTCCTCCTGGCCGCCACCGCCTTCCTCATCGCCATCGTCCTGGGCACCGTCCTCGGCGTCCTCGCGGGCCGCCGCCGCGGCGGCCTCCTCGACCGGGCCGTCAGCTCCGCCGCGTACACCCTGGAAGCCGCCCCCGCCTTCTGGCTCGGCCTCCTCGCGATCTGGTTCTTCGCCCTGAAGCTCGGCGTCCTGCCGGCCGGCGGGCTCACCGACACCGCCAGCGACACCGTCACCGCCGACCAGGTCGCCCGCCACCTCGTGCTGCCGGCGCTCGTCCTCGGGATCTCCCAGCTGCCCTGGTTCTTCCTGTACGTCCGCCAGGGCGTCGGCGACGCCCTCGGCGAGGACCCGGTGCGCGGCGCCCGCGCCCGAGGTCTCAGCCGGCGCACCGTCCTCACCGGCCACGCCCTGCGCTCCGGGATGCTGCCGATGCTCACCCTCGTCGGCTCCCGCGTCCCCGAGCTCATCACCGGCGCGCTGCTCGTGGAGACCGTCTTCAGCTGGCCCGGCATCGCCGCCGCCACCGTGCAGGCCGCGACCTCCGTCGACTTCCCGCTGCTCGCCGCGCTCACCGTCCTCGCCACCGCGGCCGTGCTGCTCGGCAACCTCCTCTCCGACCTGCTGTACGGACTGGCCGACCCGAGGGTGGGCTTCGATGGCTGA